The Archangium primigenium genomic interval TCATCGCCGCTGAGCTCCCAGGCCATCGCGCCGCCCAGGCCCTTGCTCAGGATGTAGTCGGACTTGGCCGCCATGGACTGCGCGTCGTCGTAGGCGATCCAGATCTTCGTGCTCGGGCTGTAGAGGTAGGCCTCCTTGGCCTCGGCGTGGAAGTACTTGGTGTAGCCCTTGCCCTCGTAGTTCTTCTTGAGGTCCTTGTAGTCGAACACGCCCGTCAGGCCCGACTGGCCGTCATCCCAGGTGCCCTTGGTGGGCGTACCGGCCTGGAACAGACCGTTGTTCGTGGAGCCCACGTTGCCCCAGCCACGGCCGTAGAAGGGCAGGCCGAGGACGATCTTGCTCGCGGGCACGCCCAGCTCGAGCATCTTGGCCACCGTGCCGTCGGTGTAGAAGCCGTCCTTGGCCGCCGGATCGCCCGTCACGCGGAAGAGCGCCGACTGGAAGTTCGTCGAGGCCTCGAACGCGCCGTGGTAGTCGTACGTCATGATGTTGATCCAATCGAGCGTGTTCGCCAGGTTCTTGGTCTCCTGCTTGTTGGCGAGCAGGTCCGGCGAGGCGCCCGAGGCGATCGTGAGCAGGTACTGCTTGCCCGTCTGAGCGGTGAGGGCATTGAGCTGGTTGCGGAACTCCTGCATGAGCAGCGTGTAGTTCTGCTTGTCCGCGGGGCTGTTGCCGTTGCCCGGCAGACCGCCACCCACCGGGTACTCCCAGTCGATGTCGATGCCGTCGAACACGCCCACGCCGTTGGAGCCCGTGACGCCCGGGTACTGGCCCTTGATGTACAGGTCCACGCACGACTTCACGAAGGCCGAGCGCGAGGACGCGGTGGCGGCCACCGCGGAGAAGTCCTTGGACCAGCTCCAGCCACCCACCGAGATGAGGGCCTTGAGGTTCGGGTAGCTCTTCTTGAGTTCCTTGATGCCGCGGAAGTTGCCGCGCAGCGCGCCGGCGTCCCACTCACCCGTCCAGCCGCCCGCCTTGTCGATGTCGGCGTACGAGTCGCCGAGCACGCACTGGCCATTGGCGATGTTGGAGAAGGCGTAGTTGAGGTGGGTGACCTTGGCGGCGGGGATGTTGGAGACCTGGTAGTTGCGGCCGTAGATGCCCCAGGCGGTGAAGTACATCACGATCTTCTTGCCGCCGGTGGAGGGGGGCGGCTGGGTGGTGCCGATGGCCACCGAGACGGTCACGCTGGAGCTGCCCACGTTGCCCGCGGCGTCATAGGCATTCACCGTATAGGTGTACGTGCCGTTGTTGGACGAGGTAAAGGAGCGGCTGTACGTCTTGCTCGTGGAGACGACCGCGCCGTTCTGGAGGATCTCCACCTTCGTCACGCCCACGGCGTCCGACGCGGTCGCCGTCAGGTTCAGCGTCCCGGCGGCGGTGAAGTTCGTGGAGTTGGCGCTCAGGGACGTCGTGGGCGCGGTGGTGTCGCCCGTGGTGGGAGGGTTGGTGGTGCCGCCCGCGTCCTTCCACAGCGCCGGGACGTTGGGGGGCTCCCAGCCCTGCAGCGACGTATGCGCCTGCAGACACTGATAGGACTTGCCTCCGTAGGTGACGCGAGCTCCCGCGGCGTACGCGGTGTTCGCCGCCCAGGCGGGATCCGCGAGCGGCGCCTTGCGCACGGAGCCCGGGCCCTCCGCCATCTCGGACATCAGAGCTTCCGGACCACAGCCCGCGGACAGCGCGGAAACGACCAGACCCACGGCCAACTTATTGCGACGCATCATGGACCTCTCCAGATTGCTGGGGATGACTTGAGGGGGGCGGGACCGCGCGGTGCAAGGTTTGTCGGGTGTCTGACACTCCAGCCACCCGCACATGACCGCGCCACACACGGCCAGCCGCACGAAGGCTCAGCGGAACCGCTGTCTAAGATTGTCCAAGGATGTGATTCGGGTCAAGCCCGTTTGCGCGGTTTTTCTCAATTTCTCTCGTCTTCCATGCATCCCTCTTAAGCGGGGCTGGAGAGGGATAGCCCGCAAAAGAAAACGGCGCCCGCCCCACGCCAGGCAAAGCCTGACGCGGAGCGTGCGCCGTCGGGAAAACCGGCCTCAGTTCAGCGTGGCGACACGGCTGGTGCGGCCATCGGTCGCGAGCGTGCGCAGCTGCACGCGGCCCGAGACATCCACCGGCGCCGTGTAGCGCTTCCAGGTCGCGCCGTTGTCCGTGGAGTACTCGATGACCATGCCCGGAAAGAGCACGTTCGCCGTGAGCTTGCCGCCGCTCACTTCCGCGCCCGGCAGGGGAATGCGGTAGTTCACGCCCACGGAATCCGGCAGCTCGCCGCGCGTGTCTACCGGCCGGTAGGTATCCAACCGCGGCAGGATGGATTGACCCAGGGCATTGGTGAACTGCGCCCAGAGCGCGGGCATCTCCGCCTCGGCGGGCAGCTCGGGATTCCAGGCGCGCTCGGCCACGCCCAACATCTTCGGGAAGGCCAGGTACTCCATCACCTCGGGCGTCTTCACGTTCTCGCTCCAGAGCAGACCGTGCATGCCGAGGATGTTCTTCTTGCCCTCGGCGGACAGGCGGACCTTGTCCTTCAGGTCGCTCGGAGAGATGGGATTGCCCATCCGGTTGTGGGTGGCGTTGGCGTAGATGTTGAAGGGCCGGTACTCGAACGTCTTCTTCACGTCCGTGAAGTTGGCCCAGTAGTAGCCGGGCTCGTCCGGATCCTTGTTGTAGGCCAGGTCCATGTAGAGGTTGGTCGAGTGGGAGAGGATGACCGAGTAGCCCTGGTTGGCGAACTTGTAGGCATCATCCTCGCGGCCCCAACCCCACACGTTGCTCCAGGGCATGGGAATGAAGCCCTCGAGGTCCAGACCGTTGTGAATCACATCATCCCAGCCGGTCATCTTCGCGCCGGTGGTGGTGATGATCTGGCTCCAGCGCTTGAAGAAGTGGTTGGCCAGCGCGATGTCGCCCAGATCCTTGGTCTCGGCGTTGGCCTTGCACAGGGGAGAGCCCTGCCACCAGACGTTGGACTGGACCGAGGGCAGCTCGTCGCCGCCGCCATGGATGGTCGTGAGCCTGGCGCCCGGGACCTTCGCGTACCGCGCCGCGATCTCCTGGACGACCTTGGTCAGGAAGGCATACGAGGTCTCCAGGCAGGGATTGACGAAGTTGTCCGTGTAGCCCTGGACGCTCGTGTGCTTGGAGGTGTCGTTGGGATCGAAGAGCCGGTACTGGGTGGCCTTCTCCGGGTCCGTGTCCTTGTACTTGCGGTAGCGGTACTCCATGGACAGCACGGCGGCGCGCGCGTGGCCCGGCATGTCGATCTCCGGGATCACCTCGATGTGCCGCTCGGTGGCGTAGCGGAGGATCTCCTCGAAGTCCTGGGTCGTGTAGTAGCCGCTGCCCTTGCCCACGAAGTTGAGCATCTCCTGCTCGAACCCCTGGTAGGCCGGACGCACCGTCTCCGTGGCGCCGCGCCTGGCGGGCTTGAGCTCGATGCGATCGCCCGTCTCCAGGTCGTTCGAGGAGCCCATGGCCGCGTGCATCATCTGGGTCTCGTCCGGATCGAACCCGCGGCGCGAGCCGTAGTCCGTCAGCTCCGGGATGCCCGGGATCTCCAGGCGCCACCCCTCGTCATCCGTGAGGTGGAAGTGGAACTTGTTGATCTTGTAGTAGGCGAGCACGTCCAGCAGCTTCTTGACCGTCTCCTTGGACTGGAAGTGACGGCCCACGTCCAGGTGCATGCCGCGGTAGGTGAAGCCCGGCGCGTCGGAGATGAGCACCGCCGGAATGGACAGCTCCGTGCGGCGGCCGCTCGGCTTCACCGCGGCGGCGTAGGCCTCGGTGGGGATGAGCTGGCGGAGCGTCTGCAGGCCGTGGAACACGCCGGCCGCGTCCGTGCCGGTGATGGTGATGCGGCCGTCCTTGGCGTCGAGCTGGTAGCCCTCGGCGTCCGCCTTGCCGTCCCCGTCGATGTCCAGGTCCGCCTGGATGCGCAGCTGGATGGCCTCGCTCCCCGTGGAGACGCGCGCGCCGATGCTGCCGGCCATCACGTCGCCGAGCGCCGAGACCAGGTAGCGGGCCTCGTTCTCGAGCGCCTCGGAGTGGCCCACCTGCAGGCCTTCGCGCAGCGTCACCTGACCCTCACGCGCCGTGACGGCGCGGGGCGACGGCAACAGCCGACGCTTGAGCTCCAGGTCGGCCAGGGCCGGGTTCTCCTGGAAGCGCAGGGCGGGGGTCTGCACCGGCAGCGTGTCGTCCTTGAAGCGCGAGGTCTGCTTGGGGTCCGCGGCGTCGAGCTTCGCCGTCGACGGCACGGCGTACGCGCGGTCGCTCTTGAACTGGCCGCCGGAGAACACGATGTGGAAGCCCGCGGGCCCGTCCGACTTGAGGATGGCCCAGTCGGTGGCCAGCACGTCCAGCGCCCGCCGCTCGCCCACCGCGATGGGCTTGAAGTCCGGCAGGGGCTCGAGCACGAAGTAGTCGCCGCTGCCCGCCCGGTCCGCCCGGGACACCTTCACGCCCTGTTTGGCGAGCTCCTGGTAGATGCGCAGGTCCTTGCTGCCCTCGCCC includes:
- a CDS encoding glycosyl hydrolase family 18 protein gives rise to the protein MMRRNKLAVGLVVSALSAGCGPEALMSEMAEGPGSVRKAPLADPAWAANTAYAAGARVTYGGKSYQCLQAHTSLQGWEPPNVPALWKDAGGTTNPPTTGDTTAPTTSLSANSTNFTAAGTLNLTATASDAVGVTKVEILQNGAVVSTSKTYSRSFTSSNNGTYTYTVNAYDAAGNVGSSSVTVSVAIGTTQPPPSTGGKKIVMYFTAWGIYGRNYQVSNIPAAKVTHLNYAFSNIANGQCVLGDSYADIDKAGGWTGEWDAGALRGNFRGIKELKKSYPNLKALISVGGWSWSKDFSAVAATASSRSAFVKSCVDLYIKGQYPGVTGSNGVGVFDGIDIDWEYPVGGGLPGNGNSPADKQNYTLLMQEFRNQLNALTAQTGKQYLLTIASGASPDLLANKQETKNLANTLDWINIMTYDYHGAFEASTNFQSALFRVTGDPAAKDGFYTDGTVAKMLELGVPASKIVLGLPFYGRGWGNVGSTNNGLFQAGTPTKGTWDDGQSGLTGVFDYKDLKKNYEGKGYTKYFHAEAKEAYLYSPSTKIWIAYDDAQSMAAKSDYILSKGLGGAMAWELSGDDGTLLDAVYQKLK
- a CDS encoding family 20 glycosylhydrolase yields the protein MKRFLTSLPIMAVLASGCTGGDSPTPNPEPNKPGEPQPEPVPTPSSALSVEWQVVENFPSAPGFFRSTFTLENKGPEALGNQGWKLYFSFVRRVLNEGEGSKDLRIYQELAKQGVKVSRADRAGSGDYFVLEPLPDFKPIAVGERRALDVLATDWAILKSDGPAGFHIVFSGGQFKSDRAYAVPSTAKLDAADPKQTSRFKDDTLPVQTPALRFQENPALADLELKRRLLPSPRAVTAREGQVTLREGLQVGHSEALENEARYLVSALGDVMAGSIGARVSTGSEAIQLRIQADLDIDGDGKADAEGYQLDAKDGRITITGTDAAGVFHGLQTLRQLIPTEAYAAAVKPSGRRTELSIPAVLISDAPGFTYRGMHLDVGRHFQSKETVKKLLDVLAYYKINKFHFHLTDDEGWRLEIPGIPELTDYGSRRGFDPDETQMMHAAMGSSNDLETGDRIELKPARRGATETVRPAYQGFEQEMLNFVGKGSGYYTTQDFEEILRYATERHIEVIPEIDMPGHARAAVLSMEYRYRKYKDTDPEKATQYRLFDPNDTSKHTSVQGYTDNFVNPCLETSYAFLTKVVQEIAARYAKVPGARLTTIHGGGDELPSVQSNVWWQGSPLCKANAETKDLGDIALANHFFKRWSQIITTTGAKMTGWDDVIHNGLDLEGFIPMPWSNVWGWGREDDAYKFANQGYSVILSHSTNLYMDLAYNKDPDEPGYYWANFTDVKKTFEYRPFNIYANATHNRMGNPISPSDLKDKVRLSAEGKKNILGMHGLLWSENVKTPEVMEYLAFPKMLGVAERAWNPELPAEAEMPALWAQFTNALGQSILPRLDTYRPVDTRGELPDSVGVNYRIPLPGAEVSGGKLTANVLFPGMVIEYSTDNGATWKRYTAPVDVSGRVQLRTLATDGRTSRVATLN